The Blautia pseudococcoides genome segment TGGAGATGGAGAAACCGGCAATTGAAAAAAAACATGAAAAATGATTACAAAGGCGGAAAAAAATTATCCATGAAACAGAGCATACTTTGGAATTCCTGGGGAAGCATGTTCTATTTGGGATGCCAGTGGCTTTTGACTATTCTGGTGGTGAGAATTTCGGGAGTAGAGGATGCCGGACTTCTCTCCTTAGCTATGTCAGTAAGTAATATATGGTATAGTTTAGCTGTATATGGCATGAGAAATTTTCAGGTCTCTGATACAAATGAGAAGTATTCAAACGGTTTGTATATTTCCAGCAGGATTTTTACTGGAAGTGCAGCTTTGTTTGGGTGTATGGCCTATACGGTGGTATTGTCTTACAGCTTGGAACAAAAAATATGTATCATTATTTATTTTGTCTATAAACTGTCAGAGGCTCTCTTTGATGTTTTTGCCGGAATATATCAAAAATTGTGGCGCCTTGATTATGTAGGAAAGTCCCTTACTATAAGAGGTATTTTGACTTTGGGTACGTTTTCTGCAGCTTTATTCTTATCCGGAAATCTTGCTTTGACGCTCTTTGGAATGACGGTATGCTGTATGTTGTCTGTGTGTTTGTATGATATTCATTTTGCCGGAAAGATAACAAATATACGTGTTAGCTGGGATAAAAAGAAATTAAAAGAATTATTGATTGAATGCTTCCCTCTGGTCGTATATACTATGTTGTCTACAGCGATCGGTACGATTCCCAGATTATTCATAGA includes the following:
- a CDS encoding lipopolysaccharide biosynthesis protein; amino-acid sequence: MKKNMKNDYKGGKKLSMKQSILWNSWGSMFYLGCQWLLTILVVRISGVEDAGLLSLAMSVSNIWYSLAVYGMRNFQVSDTNEKYSNGLYISSRIFTGSAALFGCMAYTVVLSYSLEQKICIIIYFVYKLSEALFDVFAGIYQKLWRLDYVGKSLTIRGILTLGTFSAALFLSGNLALTLFGMTVCCMLSVCLYDIHFAGKITNIRVSWDKKKLKELLIECFPLVVYTMLSTAIGTIPRLFIERYLGNYKLGIYGSVATPTLIIQMGATYIFNPFVTLFAERYHQKNKKGFLNALALCSAAVAGLAVAGVIGGKFLGKWGLHLLLGEEVAAHSDLLIPLIICTVLTAFAWLLCGVLTAIRDFKGLVAANAAAVAVSYISSAILVRRYDMQGGSAALALATIVEIIFLALCLTKSVHDNFTVNGQTENSKLKRNGAVRKDERI